One segment of Anastrepha obliqua isolate idAnaObli1 chromosome 3, idAnaObli1_1.0, whole genome shotgun sequence DNA contains the following:
- the LOC129240374 gene encoding CLIP-associating protein-like yields the protein MAYRKPNDLDGFIQMMPKADMRVKALLAEDLVTFLSDEANSIVCMDMGMLVDGLMPWLTGSHFKIAQKSLEAFSELIKRLGPDFNAYSATVLPHVIDRLGDSKDTVREKAQLLLQIVMEYKVISPQATIDKLAVACFKHKNAKVREEFLQTIVNTLNEYGTSQLSVRTYIQPISALLGDPTATVRDAAMQTLVEIYKHVGDRLRVDLRKMDDVPASKLAVLEQKFDQIKAEGLLLKSALLTNPSVNNGHDESDNVSVRDRPTKIVKRTISASTRNKPSSADSSASGDAGAVTMEIFESSFEIVPQLTIFHPKDMDDIYRNIIVVISDKNADWEKRIDSLKKVRSLLMLNIHSQPQFVAQLKDLSIPFIDILKEELRSQVIREACITIAYMSKTLRNKLEPFCLAILEALINLIQNSAKVIASSSTIALKYIIKYTHSSKIIKLVTETLLQAKSKDIRAALCEMLCLMFDEWQTKTMERCSQQLRDVLKRSISDADNEARRHSRRAYWKFRRHFPDLADQIYTTLDIASQRALERERDGGNVLIEAERRSAAATTRFQRSPGSLQKPAAGMRSVSAVDTAAAQRAKARAQYSFYPRKKLSTVSSTAGTVSSTGPAATGSLPRPRYMGGVTPAAAATTAQSNVGISPRTRGRAGVSQSQPGSRSTSPSSKLREQYGYRPITGTIPKKASGIPRSLTSSRETSPTRVAMKRSIYSTNSSMGSARRTPERSNSRPLTATRILQQSREAENALADALSPEGERTIDYGEYSRGYTAGLRMGRKLLSRDESDDSEASSVCSERSFDSSMTRGNNSNYSLSGSRNRLDWSCTRAPFDDIDTIIQYCASTHWSDRKDGVISLTQYLDDGNQLTAQQLQAVLDMFRKLFMDPHTKVYALFLDAVTELIQTHANELHDWLFILLTRLFNKLGTEMLNSMHIKIGKTLHIVHQYFPTDQQLRDVFRILADTAQTPCTKTKIAILKFLTDLVTSYCKSTDFPSDDGPLAVDKAVLKIVQQAGDPKSKDLRDQARKCLIALYNRSTPQMTKLLSSLPKGYQDTAKAIIQSHLRRNSTSGTNSPSSPHSSASPKLQSPSLGPFSSLQPQFNTSPRSRQSSVDHELYSEADVQHNIHKTSEEIRNCFGVGVGIEPVSNNTRQYHSLSNANGYNGYVHDQQDSCASSNSKTQSATTTESNTPESTTMRLDANLLEQHQRMTTNVGLSSATTNSNTAVVSGTTHHGSRCNYTVASNGELVLESGLTESEIIRVACALKVDMPVEQLQQGLANLEICIKGGNCELPNKHFRAIMKMLLGLLDSQTADVMIAVISVLGKIVRSTKMKETWINFLELILLRIINCYQHSKETAREIDLIIPRIVSSLPLNATINIVNPVIATSCYPMNLCAVKLLTELADRHGSELTEFHLDSIFPNLARLTDDSESMVRKAAVFCIVKLYIVMGEEKVKPKLSVLNPSKVRLLNVYIDKQRGNSGGGSSTKNSSASSS from the coding sequence ATGGCGTATCGCAAACCTAACGATTTAGATGGCTTTATACAAATGATGCCAAAAGCGGATATGCGAGTTAAAGCTCTGCTCGCCGAAGACTTGGTCACATTCCTAAGTGATGAGGCGAACTCGATTGTCTGCATGGATATGGGCATGCTTGTGGATGGACTGATGCCTTGGTTAACTGGCAGTCATTTTAAAATAGCACAAAAATCATTAGAAGCATTTTCAGAACTGATCAAAAGGCTTGGACCTGATTTTAATGCGTACAGCGCAACCGTGCTGCCACATGTGATAGATCGTCTGGGCGACAGTAAGGATACAGTACGTGAGAAAGCCCAGTTGCTATTACAGATTGTGATGGAATACAAAGTGATCTCACCACAAGCCACCATTGATAAATTAGCGGTCGCTTGCTTCAAACATAAGAATGCTAAAGTACGTGAAGAGTTTTTGCAGACCATTGTGAATACATTGAACGAATACGGCACATCGCAATTGAGTGTGCGCACCTACATACAGCCTATCAGTGCTTTGCTAGGCGATCCCACAGCAACGGTGCGGGATGCGGCTATGCAGACATTAGTAGAAATCTATAAGCATGTAGGCGATCGCTTGCGTGTGGATCTCCGCAAAATGGATGATGTGCCCGCTTCGAAATTAGCTGTGCTAGAACAAAAATTTGATCAGATCAAAGCGGAGggtctgttgttgaagtcgGCTCTTCTAACTAATCCATCCGTCAATAATGGGCACGATGAGTCAGATAATGTGAGTGTTCGTGATCGCCCGACGAAAATTGTTAAACGTACTATATCTGCATCAACACGAAATAAGCCAAGTAGCGCGGATTCAAGCGCAAGTGGTGATGCCGGCGCCGTCACAATGGAAATATTTGAATCTTCCTTCGAAATTGTGCCACAATTAACTATATTTCATCCAAaagacatggacgacatttacAGGAATATTATCGTTGTTATTAGTGATAAGAATGCCGATTGGGAGAAACGCATCGATTCGCTAAAGAAAGTGCGTTCACTCTTAATGCTGAATATCCATTCACAACCCCAATTCGTGGCGCAGTTAAAAGATCTTTCAATTCCATTTATCGACATACTGAAGGAGGAGTTGCGTTCACAAGTAATACGCGAGGCGTGCATTACAATCGCATATATGTCAAAGACATTGCGCAACAAACTCGAGCCGTTCTGTTTGGCTATTTTAGAGGCACTTATCAATTTGATTCAAAATTCGGCTAAAGTAATCGCCTCATCATCGACAATCGCTCTAAAGTACATTATCAAGTACACCCATTCGTCGAAAATAATTAAACTCGTCACCGAGACACTGCTGCAAGCAAAATCGAAAGATATACGCGCCGCTTTATGTGAGATGCTTTGCTTGATGTTCGATGAGTGGCAGACGAAAACTATGGAGCGGTGTTCTCAGCAACTTCGTGATGTGCTCAAACGATCAATAAGTGATGCAGATAACGAGGCACGTCGTCATTCACGTCGAGCTTATTGGAAATTTCGGCGGCATTTCCCCGATCTTGCTGACCAGATCTATACAACGCTAGACATTGCGTCACAACGTGCGCTGGAACGAGAGCGAGATGGTGGTAATGTGCTCATCGAAGCTGAGCGTCGCTCTGCAGCTGCGACAACACGTTTCCAGCGTTCACCAGGTTCACTACAAAAGCCAGCGGCTGGAATGCGTAGTGTGTCTGCAGTAGACACTGCTGCTGCCCAACGTGCCAAAGCACGCGCACAGTACTCGTTTTATCCTCGTAAAAAGTTAAGCACTGTTAGCAGCACTGCTGGAACAGTCAGCAGTACAGGTCCTGCAGCAACGGGATCTTTACCGCGTCCACGGTATATGGGAGGTGTCACTCCGGCAGCCGCAGCTACAACTGCGCAGTCAAATGTAGGTATTTCGCCGCGTACTCGTGGCCGCGCTGGAGTATCGCAGTCGCAGCCTGGATCTCGATCCACCTCACCCAGTTCAAAACTGCGAGAACAATACGGATATAGACCTATAACAGGTACTATACCTAAAAAGGCCTCCGGTATACCGCGCTCATTGACCAGCTCGCGGGAAACCAGTCCCACACGCGTTGCCATGAAACGGAGCATTTATTCGACAAATAGCTCAATGGGTTCAGCACGACGGACACCTGAGCGCAGTAATTCGCGTCCACTAACTGCGACACGAATTTTACAACAGAGTCGTGAGGCGGAAAACGCACTGGCCGACGCGCTTTCACCGGAAGGAGAACGGACTATAGATTATGGCGAGTATTCGCGTGGATACACGGCTGGTTTGAGAATGGGTCGAAAGTTGTTGTCGCGCGACGAGTCCGACGACTCCGAGGCATCGTCGGTGTGTTCGGAGCGGTCGTTTGATTCGTCAATGACACGCGGCAACAATTCGAACTATTCATTGTCAGGTTCACGTAACCGGCTTGACTGGAGCTGCACACGTGCACCATTCGACGACATCGACACTATCATACAGTACTGTGCTTCGACGCATTGGTCCGATCGTAAGGACGGCGTTATCAGCCTAACTCAGTACCTGGACGATGGCAATCAGTTGACAGCGCAACAACTACAAGCTGTTTTAGACATGTTCCGTAAACTATTCATGGATCCACACACTAAAGTGTATGCACTCTTTCTTGATGCTGTCACCGAGCTGATACAAACGCATGCCAATGAGCTTCATGATTGGCTGTTCATATTATTGACGCGGTTATTCAACAAACTTGGCACGGAGATGCTCAACTCAATGCACATTAAGATCGGCAAGACGCTACATATAGTACACCAATATTTCCCTACCGATCAGCAGCTCAGGGACGTCTTCCGCATACTCGCCGACACGGCGCAAACTCCTTGCACGAAAACCAAGATAGCCATATTGAAATTCCTCACTGACTTGGTGACCAGTTACTGCAAGTCCACCGATTTTCCCTCCGACGATGGACCATTGGCGGTTGATAAAGCTGTACTGAAAATTGTTCAACAAGCTGGTGATCCTAAGAGCAAGGATCTGCGTGATCAAGCGCGTAAATGTCTTATCGCGCTCTATAATCGCAGCACACCGCAGATGACTAAGTTGTTGTCTAGCCTACCCAAGGGTTATCAGGATACTGCAAAGGCCATTATACAGTCACATTTGCGACGCAATAGCACTTCCGGCACAAATTCACCATCCTCACCACATTCAAGTGCCAGTCCCAAGTTACAGAGCCCATCGCTTGGTCCATTTTCGTCACTGCAGCCACAATTTAATACTAGTCCCCGCTCGCGGCAGTCGTCAGTCGACCACGAACTCTATTCGGAAGCTGATGTACAGCATAATATCCATAAAACTTCGGAAGAGATACGAAATTGCTTCGGTGTAGGTGTCGGCATTGAACCGGTCTCTAATAATACTCGTCAGTATCATTCGCTCTCGAATGCCAACGGCTACAATGGCTACGTGCACGACCAGCAAGACTCGTGCGCTTCTTCCAATTCAAAGACCCAGTCAGCCACCACAACCGAATCGAACACACCCGAAAGCACTACAATGCGCTTAGACGCAAATTTGTTAGAACAGCACCAACGTATGACTACAAACGTTGGACTCTCTTCTGCAACAACTAACTCCAATACAGCTGTGGTAAGTGGAACGACACATCACGGTTCACGTTGCAATTACACGGTCGCATCGAATGGTGAACTTGTGCTCGAAAGCGGCTTAACCGAAAGTGAAATCATACGCGTGGCATGTGCACTAAAAGTAGATATGCCAGTGGAGCAACTTCAGCAAGGGCTCGCCAATTTGGAGATCTGCATTAAAGGTGGAAACTGCGAGTTACCGAACAAACATTTCCGCGCCATCATGAAGATGTTGCTAGGACTGTTGGATTCGCAAACAGCTGATGTGATGATTGCCGTGATAAGTGTGCTCGGCAAGATAGTGCGCAGCACGAAAATGAAGGAAACTTGGATTAACTTCCTCGAACTAATATTGCTGCGTATAATAAACTGCTACCAGCACAGTAAGGAAACAGCGCGTGAAATCGATTTGATCATACCACGAATCGTATCATCGTTGCCACTGAACGCCACCATCAATATTGTAAATCCTGTCATTGCGACTAGTTGTTATCCGATGAACTTATGTGCCGTCAAATTGCTCACAGAGCTGGCAGACCGTCACGGTTCCGAGCTAACCGAATTTCATTTAGATAGCATTTTTCCGAATCTGGCGCGCCTCACCGATGACAGCGAATCAATGGTGCGGAAAGCTGCTGTTTTTTGTATTGTCAAACTCTACATAGTGATGGGCGAGGAAAAGGTGAAGCCGAAGTTGTCGGTGTTAAATCCAAGCAAAGTGCGCTTGCTCAACGTGTATATAGACAAGCAGCGCGGCAACAGTGGCGGTGGCAGTTCAACGAAAAATTCATCAGCATCATCGTCATGA
- the LOC129242394 gene encoding hsp90 co-chaperone Cdc37-like has protein sequence MVDYSKWKDIEISDDEDATHPNIDTPSLFRWRHQARIERMAEMEHEKEEFKKKRQSYQARLMDVKDRIQKKEGEEAELKKELDKIEKEGKELDRQEEELIKKEKKAPWNVDTISKPGFEKTVLNKQAVRKPDENLTEEEKEARMKKFVKENEKLCKQYGMLRKYDDSKRFLQQHLDLVCDETANYLVIWAINLEMEEKHDLMAHVAHQCICMQYMLELAKQLEVDPRACVNSFFSKIQNCVPEYKHQFESEIEAFKDRIKKRAQEKIKEALAEAEEEERKARLGPGGLDPADVFETLPESLQKCFESRDIELLQKTIAKMPVEEAKYHMKRCVDSGLWVPNAGDAEIGATEEEKGESEAEKADGAINKSEPSDGKFDKTVEEPVYTGVNTNDLD, from the exons ATGGTAGACTATAGTAAATGGAAAGACATTGAA ATTTCAGATGACGAGGATGCCACACACCCCAACATCGACACTCCTTCACTATTCCGTTGGCGTCATCAGGCCCGCATCGAACGCATGGCCGAAATGGAGCACGAAAAAGAGGAGTTTAAGAAGAAAAGGCAGTCGTATCAAGCACGTTTGATGGATGTAAAAGATCGCATACAGAAGAAAGAAGGAGAAGAGGCAGAACTCAAg aaagaatTGGACAAAATTGAAAAGGAAGGCAAAGAACTCGATCGGCAAGAGGAAGAACTTATCAAGAAGGAGAAAAAAGCTCCGTGGAATGTGGACACCATCAGCAAACCCGGTTTCGAAAAAACTGTTTTGAATAAACAGGCTGTTCGAAAGCCTGACGAGAATCTAACAGAAGAGGAAAAAGAAGCACGAatgaagaaatttgtaaaagaaaatgaaaaattatgcaaaCAGTATGGTATGCTTCGTAAATATGATGATTCCAAACGCTTCCTGCAACAGCATCTAGATCTTGTGTGCGATGAAACTGCGAATTACTTAGTCATTTGGGCTATTAATTTGGAAATGGAAGAGAAGCACGATCTCATGGCACATGTGGCGCATCAGTGCATTTGTATGCAATACATGTTGGAGTTGGCGAAACAGTTAGAGGTTGATCCACGAGCCTGCGTGAATTCGTTCTtctcaaaaattcaaaactgcgTTCCGGAGTACAAACACCAATTTGAAAGTGAAATTGAAGCATTCAAAGATCGTATTAAGAAACGAGCACAGGAGAAAATTAAAGAAGCATTAGCCGAGGCGGAGGAAGAGGAGAGAAAAGCGCGACTTGGGCCAGGTGGACTGGATCCAGCTGATGTGTTTGAGACACTACCAGAA AGTctacaaaagtgctttgaatcGCGCGACATTGAGCTTTTACAGAAAACAATTGCCAAAATGCCCGTCGAGGAAGCCAAATACCATATGAAGCGTTGTGTTGACTCTGGTCTTTGGGTGCCAAATGCAGGGGATGCTGAAATCGGTGCCACAGAGGAGGAAAAAGGGGAATCGGAGGCTGAAAAAGCGGACGGTGCCATAAACAAGAGTGAGCCCAGCGATGGTAAATTCGATAAAACAGTGGAAGAGCCTGTCTACACCGGCGTTAATACTAATGATTTGGATTGA